From Primulina tabacum isolate GXHZ01 chromosome 2, ASM2559414v2, whole genome shotgun sequence, one genomic window encodes:
- the LOC142531142 gene encoding pentatricopeptide repeat-containing protein At1g80270, mitochondrial-like has product MWALRRASVYLRHPGLSSGSTRISCVQSKILTCCLENYHAGLIGPQENLFDEVLSTTRFYYTSSVSLKSCTEVHPFSSQAGPNSHVEDDDDKLEDGFSDLETPCGLVQESTSGDENSDMLFEGDGFTDDEENELEASITEADAGKKRSPETKPTSTLTNTILAALAVSMKEVCEKWVEEGNEITQTEVSLTMLELRKRRMFLKALQLSEWSEKSKRLYFLENNYASRVDLLAKVRGLLQAERYVKQIPESFRGELVYRTLLANCVAATDAKKSEEVFAKIKNLGLPVSLFSCNQMLLLYKRSGNEKIADVLLFMQKENIKPSVFTYQILIDIKGKSNDISGMEQILETMKAEGVKPNNHMLVSLARYYTAVGLKDKADTMLKEVEGDDINENLGICRVLLPIYASLGREDEVGRIWKACESRPGWEDCMAAIEAWGQLRKIENAEAAFDIMVKKLKKKSVKHFTALLKVYANNEMFAKAKNLVKQMEASGCSPDSLTWDALVTLYIGTGEVEKADNILEKAAQQRRGRPLFNSYTAIMDQYAKRGDTHNAERLFLRMRKAGYTARLRQYNTLLLAYKNAKAPVYGFIERMKGDGLSPSKSFTMQVAKVDAFRKPNVADLLEL; this is encoded by the exons ATGTGGGCACTACGCAGAGCTTCTGTTTATCTCAG GCATCCAGGTTTAAGCTCAGGGAGCACTCGAATAAGCTGTGTGCAGTCAAAAATCTTAACTTGTTGTTTGGAAAATTATCATGCTGGATTGATTGGACCTCAAGAAAATTTATTTGACGAAGTGCTATCTACCACGAGATTTTACTACACATCTTCTGTTTCTTTGAAGTCTTGTACAGAAGTTCATCCTTTTTCTTCTCAAGCCGGTCCCAACAGCCATGTAGAAGATGATGATGACAAGTTGGAGGATGGTTTTTCTGATCTCGAAACGCCATGTGGTTTAGTTCAAGAATCTACTTCTGGAGATGAGAATAGTGATATGTTATTTGAAGGGGATGGTTTTACAGATGACGAGGAAAATGAGTTGGAGGCATCGATTACTGAAGCTGATGCTGGAAAGAAAAGATCTCCCGAAACTAAACCTACTTCAACGTTAACTAATACTATCCTAGCTGCTCTTGCCGTATCGATGAAGGAAGTTTGTGAGAAATGGGTTGAAGAAGGAAATGAAATTACTCAGACAGAGGTATCATTAACCATGCTTGAACTTCGGAAACGACGGATGTTTCTCAAAGCATTGCAG CTGTCTGAATGGTCGGAGAAGTCAAAGCGTCTTTATTTTCTTGAGAATAATTATGCTTCTCGTGTCGATTTACTAGCCAAAGTGCGTGGTCTCTTACAGGCAGAAAGATATGTCAAGCAGATTCCTGAATCTTTTAGAGGTGAATTAGTCTATCGAACTCTGTTAGCAAATTGTGTTGCTGCTACCGATGCGAAGAAATCCGAGGAAGTGTTTGCTAAAATCAAGAATCTAGGATTACCTGTTTCACTTTTTTCTTGCAATCAGATGCTACTTCTATACAAGAGAAGCGGTAATGAGAAAATTGCTGATGTTCTGCTCTTCATGCAGAAAGAGAACATCAAACCATCTGTATTCACCTACCAGATTTTAATCGATATAAAGGGGAAATCCAATGATATATCTGGGATGGAGCAAATTCTTGAGACAATGAAGGCTGAAGGAGTGAAACCTAACAATCACATGTTGGTGTCCTTGGCTCGGTACTATACTGCTGTCGGGCTAAAAGATAAAGCCGACACCATGCTAAAGGAGGTCGAAGGAGATGATATAAATGAAAATCTGGGAATCTGTCGGGTTCTACTCCCAATTTATGCTTCACTTGGTAGGGAAGATGAAGTTGGGAGAATCTGGAAAGCTTGTGAATCTCGTCCAGGGTGGGAAGACTGTATGGCTGCTATTGAAGCTTGGGGACAGCTCAGAAAAATTGAAAATGCTGAGGCAGCTTTCGACATAATGGTAAAAAAACTGAAGAAAAAATCTGTAAAGCATTTTACTGCTCTTCTTAAGGTCTACGCAAATAACGAGATGTTTGCAAAAGCGAAGAATCTTGTGAAGCAAATGGAGGCAAGCGGTTGTTCCCCTGATTCACTGACTTGGGATGCACTTGTTACGCTTTATATCGGAACTGGAGAAGTCGAAAAAGCTGACAATATTCTTGAGAAAGCTGCTCAACAAAGAAGGGGAAGGCCACTGTTTAATTCATACACAGCAATCATGGATCAGTATGCAAAAAGAGGGGATACACATAATGCTGAGAGGTTATTCCTGAGGATGAGAAAGGCTGGCTACACTGCACGACTTCGGCAATATAACACACTACTTCTGGCCTATAAAAATGCCAAGGCTCCTGTTTATGGGTTCATTGAGAGGATGAAGGGCGATGGTCTTTCCCCGAGTAAATCATTTACCATGCAGGTGGCTAAGGTCGATGCATTTAGAAAGCCAAATGTGGCTGATTTGCTGGAATTATGA